One part of the Gallaecimonas xiamenensis 3-C-1 genome encodes these proteins:
- a CDS encoding MFS transporter, with amino-acid sequence MNKPLSLVLLASLALLPQGLTGQLYSAGAHHMAGALGLSQDEARWFNIAYLLATLCGLPLASWLLHARGSRLTLQLGALIGLASTLISTLAEDPAWHFLAWGGHGLAAGLLTVAAQTLVLRHFGFSAIALVEGLLMTVVTLLPMGLYPWLLATLASQGLWQLVFAVQLLPYGALLCWPLFFGWPESSRTRPLPFNGPQALLTWAFTLGLGLLLLRGEHHNWLDSPFMQELLLWTLVGGQLLLFVIFRQRRQGRFQRFGVLANRHAKVYMFDAALAGFAILGTTLLIGIFSATVLQYSEEELGRLHLVGLGGMGLGLLFSLAVTRNPRMDPIKVVPLGVALVLLSSYWLSGSEAGSGLADLWPALLIRGVAIGILNVTLTIHILRGFARRHIPDGVAFFYQFRTLGSLLAGALFGHLMQRESLQAGQVLGQSAQLHDALAQGSYGAPALLGQLQHQALAVGAMNNFRWFILAVLVLVPLMKVLLHWAKGERH; translated from the coding sequence TTGCCTACCTGCTGGCCACCCTCTGTGGACTGCCGCTGGCCAGTTGGCTGCTCCATGCCCGGGGTAGCCGCCTGACCCTGCAGCTGGGCGCCCTTATAGGGCTGGCCAGTACCCTGATAAGCACCCTGGCTGAGGACCCTGCCTGGCATTTTCTGGCCTGGGGCGGCCATGGCCTGGCGGCCGGACTGTTAACGGTGGCGGCGCAAACCCTGGTGCTTCGCCACTTTGGCTTCTCGGCCATCGCCTTGGTGGAAGGGCTGCTGATGACTGTGGTAACGCTGCTGCCCATGGGCCTTTACCCCTGGCTACTGGCCACGCTGGCCAGCCAGGGCCTTTGGCAACTGGTGTTTGCCGTGCAGCTGCTGCCCTACGGTGCCTTGCTTTGCTGGCCCCTGTTCTTTGGCTGGCCCGAGTCCAGCCGGACCAGGCCCCTGCCCTTTAACGGCCCGCAAGCGCTGCTGACCTGGGCCTTTACCCTAGGCCTTGGGCTGCTGCTGTTAAGGGGCGAGCACCATAACTGGCTGGACTCTCCCTTTATGCAAGAGCTGCTGCTGTGGACCCTCGTCGGCGGCCAGCTGCTGCTCTTTGTGATTTTCCGGCAACGGCGCCAGGGCCGTTTTCAGCGCTTTGGGGTATTGGCCAACCGCCACGCCAAGGTGTACATGTTTGACGCCGCCTTGGCGGGCTTTGCCATCTTGGGCACCACTTTGCTGATCGGGATCTTCTCCGCCACTGTGCTGCAGTACAGCGAGGAAGAGCTGGGGCGGCTGCACTTGGTGGGGCTGGGGGGCATGGGGCTTGGACTGCTGTTTAGCCTGGCGGTAACCCGCAACCCCAGGATGGACCCCATTAAGGTGGTGCCCCTCGGGGTGGCCCTGGTGCTGCTGTCCAGCTATTGGCTCAGCGGCAGCGAGGCGGGCAGCGGCCTGGCAGATCTGTGGCCGGCGCTGCTGATCAGGGGCGTTGCCATCGGCATTCTTAACGTGACCCTGACCATTCACATCTTGCGGGGCTTTGCCCGGCGCCATATCCCGGACGGGGTGGCCTTCTTTTACCAGTTTCGCACCCTTGGGTCGCTGCTGGCCGGGGCGCTGTTTGGCCACCTGATGCAGAGGGAAAGCCTGCAGGCAGGCCAAGTGCTGGGCCAAAGCGCGCAGCTGCACGACGCCCTGGCCCAGGGCAGCTACGGCGCCCCGGCGCTACTGGGACAGCTGCAGCACCAGGCCCTGGCCGTTGGGGCCATGAACAACTTCCGCTGGTTTATCCTGGCGGTACTGGTGCTGGTGCCACTGATGAAGGTGCTGCTGCACTGGGCCAAGGGGGAGCGGCACTAG
- the uraH gene encoding hydroxyisourate hydrolase — protein MRTLLFTLALLLPALAFADTANPLSVHVLDTQTGLPSAGVAVRLEQLGPAGWVTLATATTNAQGRVPALYPAGQALVPGTYKVEFMTGDWFAKHHQASFFPSIPVIFTADGSLPHYHIPLLLSPYGYSTYRGN, from the coding sequence ATGCGCACTCTGCTTTTCACCCTGGCCCTGTTGCTGCCGGCCTTGGCCTTTGCCGACACCGCCAATCCCTTGAGTGTCCATGTCCTTGATACCCAAACCGGGCTGCCTTCCGCCGGGGTCGCGGTGCGCCTGGAACAACTGGGCCCGGCCGGTTGGGTGACCCTGGCCACTGCCACCACCAACGCCCAGGGGCGGGTGCCAGCCCTTTATCCGGCCGGCCAGGCCCTGGTACCCGGCACCTACAAGGTGGAATTTATGACCGGCGACTGGTTTGCCAAGCACCACCAGGCCAGCTTCTTTCCCAGCATCCCGGTGATCTTTACCGCCGACGGCAGCCTGCCCCACTACCATATCCCCCTGCTGCTAAGCCCTTACGGCTATTCCACCTACAGGGGTAACTGA
- the acpS gene encoding holo-ACP synthase, protein MIVGLGNDVVRIERFARSAARFAKRLLTEAEQQQYQLRGQPLSYIAKRWAAKEAAAKALGTGIAKGVSFQDFEVSNDAAGKPVLTLRGQALALAQALGVRHCHLALSDEKELAMATVILES, encoded by the coding sequence GTGATAGTGGGCCTGGGCAACGACGTGGTGCGTATCGAGCGCTTTGCCCGCTCGGCGGCGCGTTTTGCCAAGCGGCTGCTGACCGAGGCCGAGCAGCAGCAATACCAGCTGCGCGGCCAGCCCCTGTCCTATATCGCCAAGCGCTGGGCCGCCAAGGAAGCGGCGGCCAAGGCCCTGGGTACCGGTATTGCCAAAGGGGTGAGCTTTCAGGACTTTGAGGTCAGCAACGACGCCGCCGGCAAGCCGGTGCTGACCCTGCGCGGCCAGGCCCTGGCCCTGGCCCAGGCCCTGGGGGTGCGCCACTGCCACCTGGCCCTGTCTGACGAAAAAGAGCTGGCCATGGCCACCGTTATTCTCGAGTCCTGA
- the pdxJ gene encoding pyridoxine 5'-phosphate synthase — MNPIYLGVNIDHIATVRNARGSQYPDPVEAAFVAERAGADGITVHLREDRRHIKDRDVFLLKDTIQTRMNLEMAVTEEMLAIAEQVKPAFVCLVPEKREELTTEGGLDVAGQFSRVKDACQRMADQGILVSLFIDADPRQIEAAAQCQAPYIEIHTGHYADSHGSAQAKELARIRSGVELADSLGIIVNAGHGLHYHNVQPIAAIPQIHELNIGHALIARALFDGLDKAVRDIKALMVAAR, encoded by the coding sequence ATGAACCCCATCTATCTCGGCGTCAATATCGACCATATCGCCACAGTGCGTAACGCCCGTGGCAGCCAGTACCCAGATCCGGTGGAAGCGGCTTTCGTGGCCGAGCGGGCCGGCGCCGACGGCATCACGGTGCACCTGCGTGAAGACCGCCGCCACATCAAAGACCGCGACGTATTCCTCCTCAAAGACACCATCCAGACCCGCATGAACCTGGAAATGGCGGTTACCGAGGAAATGCTGGCCATCGCCGAGCAGGTCAAGCCCGCCTTTGTCTGCCTGGTACCGGAAAAGCGCGAAGAGCTGACCACCGAAGGGGGCCTGGACGTGGCTGGCCAGTTCAGCCGGGTCAAGGACGCCTGCCAGCGCATGGCAGACCAGGGCATTTTGGTGTCGCTCTTTATCGACGCCGATCCGCGCCAAATCGAAGCGGCCGCCCAGTGCCAGGCGCCTTATATCGAAATTCACACCGGCCACTATGCCGACAGCCACGGCAGCGCCCAGGCCAAGGAACTGGCCCGTATCCGCAGCGGTGTGGAGCTGGCCGACAGCCTCGGCATCATCGTTAACGCTGGCCATGGCCTGCATTACCACAACGTGCAGCCCATCGCCGCCATTCCCCAGATCCACGAGCTCAATATCGGCCACGCCCTTATTGCCCGTGCCCTCTTTGACGGCCTGGACAAGGCGGTGCGGGACATCAAAGCACTGATGGTGGCGGCAAGGTGA
- the recO gene encoding DNA repair protein RecO: MAQGAYVLHRRPYLDDAALAELLLEDDSRAGAVVRGMAAKKSHKRAAMQPFVLLELTLAGQGDLKNARSIEVKSPHSLAGNALYAGFYVNELILRLVPRGADTDGLFRLYQQTLLALATGEVEPVLRRFELSLCHRLGYGVDLWRDTQGQPLNPQGRYQLVAEEGLLADVKGPYPGQALLAMAQDHWQDEGTRRTAKLFCRALLAPMLGDKPLKSRELFRLAGGVQ; encoded by the coding sequence ATGGCCCAGGGGGCCTACGTACTGCACCGCCGTCCCTACTTGGACGACGCGGCCCTTGCCGAACTGCTCTTGGAAGACGACAGCAGGGCCGGGGCCGTGGTGCGGGGCATGGCCGCCAAGAAAAGCCACAAGCGGGCGGCCATGCAGCCTTTTGTGCTGCTGGAACTGACCCTGGCTGGCCAGGGGGATTTGAAAAACGCCCGCAGCATCGAAGTCAAAAGCCCCCACAGCCTGGCCGGCAACGCCCTTTATGCCGGCTTCTACGTCAACGAACTGATCCTTCGCCTGGTGCCCCGTGGGGCCGACACCGACGGCCTGTTTCGTCTCTACCAGCAAACCCTGCTGGCCCTGGCCACAGGGGAAGTAGAACCGGTGCTGCGCCGCTTTGAGCTGAGCCTGTGCCATCGCCTTGGCTACGGCGTCGATTTGTGGCGCGACACCCAGGGCCAGCCCCTCAACCCACAAGGCCGTTACCAACTGGTAGCCGAAGAGGGGCTGCTGGCAGATGTCAAAGGCCCTTACCCTGGCCAGGCGCTGCTGGCCATGGCCCAGGACCACTGGCAAGATGAAGGCACCCGCCGCACCGCCAAACTGTTCTGCCGCGCTCTGCTGGCCCCCATGCTGGGGGACAAACCGCTAAAAAGCAGGGAGCTGTTTCGACTCGCAGGAGGAGTCCAATGA
- the era gene encoding GTPase Era — MTEQRCGFVAIVGRPNVGKSTLLNQLLGQKVSITSKKAQTTRHRILGIDTQDDLQVIYVDTPGLHKDEKKAINRLMNRAAASSLGDVEVVVFVVEGSHWEDDDQMVLEKLKAEKKPVILAVNKVDNVKNKNDLFPPLKWLSEQFDFAAIVPISAEKGTQVEALRAEVEKRIPECEHIFPDDHITDRSSRFMAAEIIREKLMRNLGDEVPYSVTVEIEQFKEEEGRFHINGLILVEREGQKKMVIGAKGEKLKRIGTDARQDMQRLFNYPVHLELWVKVKSGWADDERALRSLGYGDD, encoded by the coding sequence ATGACTGAACAACGCTGTGGTTTCGTGGCCATCGTCGGCCGCCCCAATGTGGGTAAATCCACCCTTTTGAACCAACTGTTAGGCCAGAAGGTGTCCATCACCTCCAAAAAGGCCCAGACCACCCGCCACCGCATCCTGGGTATCGACACCCAGGACGACCTGCAGGTGATCTACGTGGACACCCCCGGCCTGCACAAGGACGAGAAAAAGGCCATCAACCGCCTGATGAACCGCGCCGCTGCCAGCTCTCTTGGGGACGTGGAAGTGGTGGTGTTCGTGGTGGAAGGCAGCCACTGGGAAGACGACGACCAGATGGTGCTGGAAAAGCTCAAGGCCGAGAAAAAGCCGGTTATTCTGGCGGTCAACAAGGTGGACAACGTCAAGAACAAGAACGACCTGTTCCCGCCCCTCAAATGGCTGTCCGAACAGTTCGACTTTGCCGCCATAGTGCCGATCAGCGCCGAGAAGGGCACCCAGGTCGAAGCCCTGCGGGCCGAAGTGGAAAAGCGCATCCCCGAGTGCGAGCACATCTTCCCTGACGACCACATCACCGACCGTTCCAGCCGCTTTATGGCCGCCGAGATCATCCGCGAAAAGCTGATGCGTAACCTGGGCGACGAAGTGCCTTACTCGGTGACCGTCGAGATTGAGCAGTTCAAGGAAGAAGAAGGGCGCTTCCACATCAACGGCCTGATCCTGGTTGAGCGGGAAGGGCAGAAGAAGATGGTGATCGGCGCCAAGGGCGAGAAGCTCAAGCGTATCGGCACCGACGCCCGCCAGGACATGCAGCGCCTCTTCAACTATCCGGTGCACCTGGAACTGTGGGTCAAGGTGAAATCCGGCTGGGCCGACGACGAACGCGCCCTGCGTTCCTTGGGGTACGGGGACGACTAA
- the rnc gene encoding ribonuclease III — translation MTNSLDTLYRRLGYRFNDEKRVRQALTHRSAGSQHNERLEYLGDSILSFVIADALYHRFPKANEGDMSRMRATLVKGKTLAELGSEFQLGDFLRLGPGELKSGGFRRESILADGVEALIGAIYLDSDLDSIRQLILNWYEQRLDDIQPGVAQKDPKTRLQEYLQGKRLPLPHYQVEKVEGEAHQQTFTVSCLVDGIEAPFMGVGSSRRKAEQAAAEQALEQLND, via the coding sequence ATGACCAATTCCCTAGACACCCTGTATCGCCGCCTGGGTTACCGCTTCAATGACGAAAAGCGGGTACGCCAGGCGTTGACGCACCGGAGCGCCGGCTCCCAGCATAACGAACGCTTAGAATACCTGGGCGACTCCATCTTGAGTTTCGTGATTGCCGACGCCCTCTACCACCGTTTCCCCAAGGCCAACGAAGGGGACATGTCGCGCATGCGCGCCACCCTGGTCAAAGGCAAGACCCTGGCCGAGCTGGGCAGCGAGTTCCAGCTGGGCGACTTTCTGCGCCTGGGGCCGGGTGAACTGAAATCCGGTGGCTTTCGCCGCGAGTCCATCCTGGCCGACGGGGTAGAAGCCCTGATTGGCGCCATCTACCTGGACTCGGACCTGGACAGCATCCGCCAGCTGATCCTCAACTGGTACGAACAACGCCTGGACGACATCCAACCCGGTGTCGCCCAGAAAGACCCCAAAACCCGCCTGCAGGAATACCTGCAAGGCAAACGCCTGCCTCTGCCACACTATCAGGTAGAGAAAGTGGAAGGGGAAGCCCACCAGCAGACCTTCACCGTGTCCTGCCTGGTGGACGGTATCGAAGCCCCCTTCATGGGCGTAGGCTCCAGCCGCCGCAAGGCCGAGCAAGCCGCCGCCGAGCAAGCCCTGGAGCAATTAAATGACTGA